From one Anopheles cruzii chromosome 3, idAnoCruzAS_RS32_06, whole genome shotgun sequence genomic stretch:
- the LOC128271164 gene encoding uncharacterized protein LOC128271164, with product MASKSSNINISQVIPEDEQIIERNLIWRTLFEKFADITLDEEDPGMDASELTNAARKQASTEQADESSASDVEEVEEVDSDSSYDTKDADKQLAKALKKRRTEWKRNGLDKVLQDNHFELLNSADMMDWLSDCAAGQSKVMNRVQEKRFTEHDGDKTMDASCATNVSVLNNASKQMVSTMKKSNYEITQGPKKKFVVHEMVKSTFTTLYNEDSSTENEC from the exons ATGGCCTCTAAGTCATCGAATATCAA CATTTCGCAAGTGATACCGGAAGACGAACAAATCATCGAACGGAATCTAATTTGGCGGACATTATTCGAG AAATTTGCGGATATCACCCTTGACGAGGAAGACCCTGGCATGGACGCATCCGAGCTGACAAATGCTGCTCGGAAGCAAGCCTCTACCGAACAGGCCGACGAAAGTTCTGCTTCCGATGTGGAGGAAGTCGAGGAAGTCGATAGTGATTCTTCGTATGACACGAAAGACGCCGATAAACAATTGGCAAAGGCACTGAAAAAGCGGCGTACTGAGTGGAAAAGGAACGGTTTGGACAAAGTACTGCAGGATAATCACTTTGAGCTCCTAAACAGTGCCGATATGATGGACTGGCTGAGCGATTGCGCGGCTGGCCAGAGCAAGGTCATGAACCGGGTACAAGAAAAGCGTTTCACGGAACACGACGGTGACAAGACGATGGATGCTAGCTGCGCGACCAATGTTTCGGTCCTGAACAATGCCAGCAAGCAAATGGTTTCGACAATGAAAAAGTCAAATTATGAAATCACGCAAGGACCGAAAAAGAAGTTCGTTGTCCACGAAATGGTTAAAAGTACGTTTACCACACTATACAACGAGGACT CAAGCACGGAAAATGAGTGTTAG
- the LOC128271165 gene encoding uncharacterized protein LOC128271165 — protein MHHRRLQRWMRQRTLQLFMVTALCIIGLEGTMLVYASPQTKDNASTPDPEPVAREGPNGTTATAAVAMPGADRQRRLIPYMQYYVTSTAAPAGPDNGDYQPPPSPYSQLYNYRPIPHRKPYYGTAGGLKALPVSVNPFTYEYNHRHQSPVKVVGSGGGAGSPSSSHGPTSYALVGSAPQSTEHGGHGPQSAVDHVVEVYERPKYAVIPRERDPYEGPRFAGKLYGVEVHPKSQPHGGSNENVEVDPLAGAKYFLPTVAPESRKPALYQAVPVYKKSRINPFLPSNTIPGPFTPMVSGSSGVAHVDPTGNQEPRVKEHAVQVTFVKSVSKETIPPSAVEYQPYVTASPPQSNRVHGEVSQSPYLLVKTVPKFYYEKPRIAPVSSTAAPYPVYYKEKPSDGRKPQQHFNHTGYTRTRIPVAVIRVPVESHPANEGFAEPPPNAGYYSVGSYYKYPEQAAVPPRQHLTETVHPQKHVVHQEPPVSKAPPATQPGQYFLGANYKIIKVPVKQQPYPVDQPYPVSYAPQRVIPSTTHAPIVYSTTPSTTPAPVHETPDYHPVVYHGQRPAQYQAPARSNRTEYRQRFYPQSMRHPSQHKPRPIPLVPPTDHQELGLPAGSASSSLSDLLKSLQDSNLLPKTLTPDNIDNSIRTLVKILNNLKANGRPTSERVVPGPAYGRRQNHTVPEPEDGYVDADQYHGGGGGGAGPPMLINKIVTPGPNTGKPGIDYPALAEIPETSFSCKEQRYKGFFGDPETNCQVWHYCDLNGGKASFLCPNGTIFSQVALTCDWWFNVKCSTTAQLYVLNERLYKYILPFTPKFPEDYSGPLVDKYLALKFQEMEEKMKQQRAKGAKQSAEPLPNTEPDNDEVNGNRLEDNDDRYNQNQPYPVKYVTTEAIAERGPVVPALASNPAPRPASPSGAITLEDIDAELQPGAGTSTTSAGPPMTSEEVDESSVVTPVSNYRTSSPATTTLIINTEEPEPGPDPSYQEEMMMMMLVEPEDRVEHEYANVVVGATEQPTAAPLLGKVRRIEVKNDGTSGHLIRTPSYDRRRKK, from the exons ATGCACCACAGACGACTTCAACGATGGATGAGGCAACGAACGCTGCAACTATTCATGGTCACAG CGCTGTGCATCATTGGATTAGAAGGCACGATGCTGGTGTATGCATCGCCCCAGACAAAGGACAACGCCTCAACGCCCGATCCGGAGCCGGTAGCCCGGGAGGGACCGAACgggaccacggccacggctgcGGTGGCCATGCCCGGCGCTGACCGACAGCGGAGGCTGATCCCCTACATGCAGTACTACGTAACGTCGACGGCTGCGCCCGCGGGACCAGATAATGGCGACtatcagccgccgccgtcgccataCAGCCAGCTCTATAATTATAGGCCGATC CCCCACCGGAAGCCATACTATGGCACAGCCGGTGGCCTCAAGGCGCTTCCGGTCAGCGTCAATCCGTTCACCTACGAGTACAATCACCGCCATCAGAGTCCTGTGAAGgttgtcgggtcgggtggtggcgctggttcGCCTTCTTCGTCGCACGGGCCCACCTCATACGCGCTGGTCGGTTCCGCTCCTCAGTCGACCGAGCACGGTGGTCACGGGCCGCAGTCCGCGGTGGACCACGTGGTGGAGGTGTACGAGCGGCCCAAGTATGCCGTCATTCCGCGAGAGCGCGACCCGTACGAGGGGCCACGGTTCGCCGGAAAGCTGTACGGTGTCGAGGTGCACCCCAAGTCACAGCCACACGGAGGTAGCAACGAGAACGTCGAGGTGGATCCGCTTGCCGGGGCGAAGTACTTCCtgccgacggtggcaccggAGTCGAGGAAACCAGCACTG TATCAAGCCGTGCCGGTGTACAAGAAGAGCCGCATCAATCCGTTCTTGCCCTCCAACACGATTCCCGGCCCATTCACACCGATGGTAAGCGGTTCCTCAGGGGTGGCGCACGTGGATCCCACCGGGAACCAGGAACCACGGGTAAAGGAGCACGCGGTTCAGGTGACGTTTGTCAAGAGCGTGTCGAAGGAGACGATaccgccgtcggccgtcgaGTACCAACCGTACGTTACGGCCAGCCCGCCTCAGAGCAATCGGGTGCACGGGGAAGTGTCCCAGTCGCCGTACCTGCTGGTGAAGACGGTTCCCAAGTTCTACTATGAAAAGCCACGGATTGCGCCGGTCAGCTCGACCGCCGCTCCGTATCCGGTGTACTACAAGGAAAAGCCCAGCGATGGCCGCAAGCCACAGCAGCATTTCAACCATACCG GTTACACTCGTACACGGATTCCTGTGGCGGTGATTAGGGTACCAGTTGAGTCGCACCCGGCCAACGAGGGGTTCGCTGAGCCACCACCGAACGCTGGGTACTACAGCGTCGGCAGCTACTACAAGTACCCGGAACAGGCCGCGGTTCCACCGAGACAGCATCTGACGGAAACCGTGCATCCCCAGAAGCACGTTGTCCACCAAGAACCACCCGTCAGCAAGGCTCCACCGGCCACACAACCCGGACAATACTTCCTCGGGGCGAACTATAAGATCATCAAAGTGCCGGTCAAACAGCAGCCTTATCCGGTCGACCAACCGTACCCGGTGTCGTACGCTCCGCAGCGCGTAATTCCCAGCACGACGCACGCCCCGATCGTGTACTCGACCACACCGAGCACTACGCCCGCTCCGGTTCACGAAACTCCGGACTACCACCCCGTGGTCTACCACGGACAGCGTCCGGCGCAGTACCAAGCACCGGCGCGCAGTAACCGGACGGAGTACCGACAACGATTCTACCCGCAATCGATGCGACACCCGAGCCAACACAAACCACGACCTATTCCGCTGGTTCCGCCAACGGATCACCAGGAGCTGGGTCTGCCGGCGGGCAGCGCATCGAGCTCGTTGTCCGATCTGCTTAAGAGCCTGCAGGACAGCAATCTGCTGCCGAAAACGCTCACCCCAGACAACATCGACAACTCGATCCGGACGCTGGTGAAGATTCTGAACAACCTGAAGGCCAACGGTCGCCCGACTTCCGAACGGGTTGTGCCCGGGCCTGCGTACGGCAGACGGCAGAACCACAcggtaccggaaccggaagatggGTACGTCGATGCGGATCAGTATcatggtggcggtggcggcggcgccggtcCGCCGATGCTGATCAACAAGATCGTCACTCCTGGGCCGAACACGGGCAAACCGGGCATCGACTACCCGGCGCTGGCCGAGATTCCCGAGACGAGCTTCTCGTGCAAGGAGCAGCGCTACAAGGGCTTCTTCGGTGATCCGGAGACCAACTGTCAGGTGTGGCACTACTGCGACCTGAACGGTGGCAAGGCTTCCTTCCTCTGCCCGAACGGAACCATCTTCAGTCAG GTCGCTCTGACGTGCGATTGGTGGTTCAACGTGAAGTGTTCGACCACCGCCCAGCTCTACGTGTTGAACGAGCGGCTGTACAAGTATATCCTGCCCTTTACTCCCAAGTTCCCGGAAGACTACAGTGGGCCCCTGGTGGACAA ATACTTGGCGCTCAAGTTCCAAGAGATGGAAGAAAAGATGAAACAGCAGCGGGCCAAGGGCGCCAAACAGAGCGCGGAACCGCTTCCCAACACGGAACCGGACAACGACGAGGTGAACGGTAACCGGCTGGAGGATAACGACGACCGGTACAACCAGAACCAACCGTACCCGGTGAAGTACGTCACAACGGAAGCCATCGCCGAGAGGGGGCCAGTCGTGCCGGCTCTTGCGTCTAATCCTGCCCCACGACCCGCATCCCCTTCCGGGGCCATCACGCTCGAGGACATCGACGCGGAACTCCAACCGGGTGCAGGCACGAGCACCACGTCGGCGGGGCCTCCGATGACGTCCGAGGAGGTGGACGAAAGCAGTGTCGTGACACCGGTTTCGAACTATCGGACGTCATCGCCCGCGACCACGACACTGATCATCAACACCgaggagccggagccggggcccgATCCGTCGTACCAGGaggaaatgatgatgatgatgctagTGGAGCCGGAAGATCGCGTGGAGCACGAGTACGCGAACGTCGTGGTCGGAGCTACGGAGCAGCCGACGGCCGCACCTTTGCTGGGCAAAGTGCGACGGATCGAGGTGAAAAACGATGGCACCAGTGGCCACCTGATAAGGACGCCCAGTTACGATCGTAGGCGAAAAAAGTAG
- the LOC128275210 gene encoding uncharacterized protein LOC128275210, with protein sequence MLFRRTNSVVLLICGCLLIIDGHEEKSRTKRGRNVRTSNTPQTVSSAEPSQDLETGANGQQDVPSVIPPGFLSPSVQEYLELGKSIPGRPGTDYPILSTIPYTNFYCDEQDYPGFFADMDTRCQGWHYCDIDGRQATFLCPNGTQFSQAVFVCDWWFNVRCDLSPRLYSINARLYQRPKFNPTQPHRVITRQLVDEIFNV encoded by the exons ATGTTGTTTCGGCGAACGAattcggtggtgctgctgatatGTGGATGTCTGCTAATTATAG ATGGCCATGAGGAGAAGAGCCGCACCAAACGGGGGCGCAATGTGCGAACGTCCAACACGCCGCAGACGGTGAGCAGCGCGGAACCGAGCCAGGACCTCGAGACGGGCGCCAACGGCCAGCAGGATGTGCCGTCGGTCATACCGCCCGGCTTTCTCAGCCCCTCGGTGCAGGAGTACCTCGAGCTGGGCAAATCCATCCCAG gTCGACCCGGCACCGATTATCCAATCTTATCAACGATTCCGTATACCAACTTCTACTGCGACGAGCAGGACTACCCGGGCTTTTTCGCCGACATGGACACGCGCTGTCAAG GATGGCACTACTGTGACATCGACGGACGCCAGGCGACGTTCCTGTGCCCGAACGGCACCCAGTTTTCGCAGGCCGTCTTCGTGTGCGATTGGTGGTTCAACGTGCGCTGCGATCTGTCGCCGCGGCTGTACAGCATCAACGCCCGGCTGTACCAGCGGCCCAAGTTCAACCCGACGCAACCGCACCGCGTCATCACGAGGCAGCTGGTGGACGAGATCTTCAACGTCTGA